A genome region from Festucalex cinctus isolate MCC-2025b chromosome 17, RoL_Fcin_1.0, whole genome shotgun sequence includes the following:
- the LOC144004652 gene encoding SH3 and multiple ankyrin repeat domains protein 1-like, with amino-acid sequence MLGNNERFYPGQDDKDAEDEEDDEERDRETRKRECGRDVENGGLDALVEKEMTGGRPSWEGKVGDVAKPAAIVVGRQRADRPARSDNPGNRVVTYMSNHATLHHQIANKTQHHGVVANQHQAGLNAAHKRRALMERSMTTIAPMENTFLTMMVFRIGIPDIKQTRCVQFDQDCAVWNAKQQIICSLNETLWDVYNYGLFQPAGEGRDAKFLEEERTLLEYSQSFEKGVPYLEFRYKTRVYKQTNMDEKALSKLCTKASLKKFIDYVQTGAVEKMLKVLDKGLDPNFHDPESGETPLTAAAQSGLPAEGIRALVQGGAHLDFRSRDGLTAMHKAVRVHNHAGLMALLSLGSSPNYKDRCGLTPLYHTVLTGGDTSCCETLLYYRAKMGTRDENGWDESHQHRDEEEFGMEEIHKACQNGFAQHLEHLLFYGADDTSQNASGNTPLHISALYNKESCVRVLLYRGATREAKNKHGQTPFQLAVMSGHFELGELIKNHKDSDIVPFLESPKYVPKRKESAHTLPLPSLQSHPLLRANSDNTMTHSDPAVIPNKAATTPNPAQGQRRASIGLRSTSSPRNRTRSPSRGRGGQSDTEERHRQPRGRQGVPPAGGAAGQMKRMYSAVPGRVYVATRAHSASGDRQLSLNKGDKVKVLSVGEGGYWEGTVKGRTGWFPSDCVEEVAPANKDNRSETRSGKAKRKLFRNVTVGAYDGTDGPSDYIIKEKTALLQKKDNEGFGFVLRGAKAQTPIEEFTPTPAFPALQYLESVDEGGVAWRAGLRMGDFLIEVNGQNVVKVGHRQVVNMIRQGGNSLMVKVVMVARNPELEDTARKKAPQHAKRLTPPAIALRSKSMTSELEDMVDKAASPWKKKADYDSSQGPDKKRTVYQMALNKLDEILAAAQHTITSDNQGQRGHGGKRDRSKSIVPNVSNEPTYELQSTVNPRSGFNYNQAHFQPAQHAVMMRQKSIGITEEERQYLHPPAMKLARSLSVPGPEEIPPPPNTSAPEPPLSAGPHPGRGPAMPIPPVSQSHFQVQSQPGHPNQPGWERGGGMNQQVMVSTLRRQSEGLCAREQEAPRRGGGKMGGLRRGYSSATPPTSAKPKTQQNVPHHSHVAAREQGGGTGRGAARRGGRGALTKQSKVEDGLRQHRGKSGAAKEKTSIPIPTIIIKAPSTSSSGRSSQGSSMEAEVPQDAEDQTSAQPSLESPNSTLPSPLTSTPPQPPLLPSTAAPPVSLKQNLDNVDYSSTFATTFGGGGARRERERFRDMRRKSASFFLSSEEDIQGEAGGDVGEGLEALNARIQPLQGSQMEVPTHRLRPSKSIDEGMFSGDNYVHYSSSMPPAFGLPEYSSPILSQDGQPKSAPSTYGSQPATTFIHPLTGKVLDPSSPLGLALAARERALKDDRRTRREERHFGRQLSTVGAFTTPTQTPTPSLFATPTQSTYTSPVSLHLTSPTTTTSPASQSRPQSPRILRMGGGEKMERDKDTGHREGLRVRFSEDRNSQYSSQYYPQNPKEREKEAHDSRPVPPVQPPPPPSQPAPRRPSFLQMESAPNTSYIPQYTVPTAPDATAETKAENLGMMVLPPPAPSIDVDEEFVFADPLPPPLQFANGKNERVKDYHQHYQHASQRSAAPPPPPLPSSKTPNVPQSSSQGGDSATSSLTSYDSEVATLTQSALSPSLPSPALPATSLHRPQPMSLSHLYYTGSTDPSVGRDATAHDRGTAALTTTMTYATTTMTASAAAATTTTSTASDYSTTVGGTKVGFGTAGRAVNHTHHPVNVPKGGEWQDAVVDSGIEELDSHSSSDHHIEMLGLTGLRGDRSGIGGDGACGEGRKGGALQDPSSAYSGRQTFEVQTTKLVNPPFPKVTHYKEGAGKVLPVALRRQNSTNPAPLQLHRQNIPDNIMIDGAPHDDRKFLQNRPKMEDDFSATLAACLDRPIEARSAGWGEVGEHEPLQRASVPLDPARRLHSPLSGVKASIINELSSKLHQMSSMRSMDDWSQTPKSPTMHRYSADFTDAFHSPPTGRSTSPLPTSSPQHHQILPPNLSATPSISPSSQVPGQRNWTRSPSPQMPTSPVHSHPPHSPTYCPYPTSPKHRSKMRRQTFDFQCSPTKEMRSAVSRRRAPTPLIYNSEQPNPTPPRPSSLPILPSTPVYSNPFEFPGPLTPPSPGLPLGDPYMASTPPLFSPSGAPSPNPLLVSHSLSPTHYLSGASSPLHLPPSPSCLNFPHLTPPPPTKPFAIKPLPYWTKYDVADWLAYLNLGEHIERFIDNEIDGSHLPSLTKDDFLDLGVTRVGHRMNIERALKKLTDRTLHVTTSPINTD; translated from the exons aggtGTGTCCAGTTTGACCAGGACTGCGCGGTGTGGAACGCAAAGCAGCAGATCATCTGCTCCCTCAACGAGACCTTGTGGGACGTCTACAACTACGGCCTCTTCCAGCCGGCGGGTGAAGGCCGGGATGCCAAATTCTTGGAGGAGGAGAGGACCTTGCTCGAATACTCGCAGTCCTTTGAGAAAGGGGTGCCTTACCTGGAG TTCAGATACAAAACCCGAGTATATAAGCAGACGAATATGGATGAAAAGGCTCTTTCTAAGCTCTGTACAAAG GCCAGTTTAAAGAAGTTCATCGACTACGTTCAGACTGGAGCGGTGGAGAAAATGCTGAAAGTCCTCGATAAAGGTCTTGATCCGAATTTTCATGACCCGGAGAGCGGAG AGACCCCCTTGACTGCGGCCGCGCAGTCTGGCTTGCCGGCGGAGGGCATCAGGGCTCTGGTTCAGGGCGGAGCTCATTTGGACTTTCGAAGCAGAGATGGCCTGACTGCCATGCACAAAGCAGTCAGGGTTCACAATCATGCTGGGCTGATG GCCCTCTTGTCTTTGGGAAGCTCGCCAAACTACAAAGACCGCTGTGGCCTGACCCCGCTGTACCACACCGTCCTGACAGGGGGCGACACCTCCTGCTGTGAGACTCTGCTTTATTACCGGGCCAAGATGGGGACCAGAGATGAGAACGGTTGGGATGAGTCCCATCAG CACAGGGATGAAGAGGAGTTTGGAATGGAAGAAATACACAAG GCTTGCCAGAACGGCTTTGCCCAACACTTGGAGCATCTGCTGTTTTACGGGGCCGACGACACCTCTCAGAATGCCTCAGGGAATACGCCGCTTCACATTTCTGCCCTGTACAACAAA GAAAGTTGTGTCCGGGTTCTTTTGTACAGGGGGGCAACTAGGGAGGCGAAGAACAAACATGGCCAGACACCTTTTCAG CTGGCTGTAATGTCTGGTCACTTTGAACTCGGGGAGCTCATCAAAAACCACAAAGATTCAGACATCG TTCCCTTTTTGGAGTCACCCAAATACGTGCCCAAGCGAAAAGAAAGCGCCCATACACTGCCTCTTCCCTCACTCCAGTCCCACCCCTTACTGCGAGCTAACAGCGACAACACCATGACACACTCCGATCCTGCCGTTATTCCCAACAAGGCCGCAACCACTCCCAACCCGGCCCAG GGCCAGCGCAGGGCCTCCATTGGCTTGCGAAGCACGAGCAGCCCCAGAAATCGCACCCGCTCGCCGTCACGAGGACGAGGAGGCCAGAGTGACACCGAGGAGCGGCACCGGCAGCCACGAGGCAGGCAGGG GGTGCCCCCTGCAGGCGGCGCGGCAGGTCAAATGAAGAGAATGTACAGCGCAGTGCCAGGCCGAGTGTACGTCGCCACTCGGGCGCACTCTGCTAGCGGAGACAGACAGCTGTCACTTAACAAAGGGGACAAAGTTAAAG TGTTAAGTGTCGGCGAGGGCGGATACTGGGAAGGAACGGTGAAGGGTCGCACTGGGTGGTTCCCCTCAGACTGTGTGGAGGAAGTGGCACCTGCCAACAAGGACAATCGATCAG AGACGCGGAGCGGGAAGGCCAAGAGGAAGCTTTTCCGGAACGTGACGGTCGGCGCCTACGACGGCACTGATGGTCCCAG TGACTACATCATTAAGGAGAAGACAGCACTCCTACAGAAGAAAGACAATGAGGGATTTGGTTTCGTCCTTAGGGGAGCCAAAG CTCAGACTCCCATAGAGGAATTCACTCCGACGCCAGCGTTCCCTGCGCTGCAGTACCTGGAATCTGTCGATGAGGGGGGCGTGGCGTGGAGGGCCGGCCTAAGGATGGGGGATTTCCTCATCGAG GTGAATGGCCAGAATGTGGTGAAGGTTGGACACCGGCAGGTTGTCAACATGATCCGGCAGGGTGGCAACAGTCTGATGGTGAAAGTTGTCATGGTTGCTAGAAACCCCGAGCTGGAGGATACTGCTCGAAAGAAAG CCCCGCAGCACGCCAAAAGGCTGACTCCCCCCGCCATCGCCCTGCGCTCCAAGTCAATGACATCAGAGCTGGAGGACATGG TGGACAAAG CTGCCTCTCCATGGAAAAAGAAAGCAG ACTACGATTCCTCTCAGGGTCCTGATAAGAAGAGGACAGTATATCAGATGGCACTGA aTAAACTGGATGAAATCTTGGCTGCTGCACAACACACGATTACATCAGACAACCAAGGCCAGAGAGGTCACGGAGGCAAGAGGGACCGGAGCAAGAGTATCGTTCCCAACGTCTCCAATGAG CCAACGTACGAGCTGCAATCCACAGTAAATCCCAGATCTGGTTTCAACTACAACCAAGCCCACTTTCAACCAGCCCAGCATGCAGTGATGATGCGGCAGAAATCCATTG GTATAACTGAAGAGGAGAGGCAGTACCTTCATCCACCGGCGATGAAGTTGGCTCGTAGCCTGTCAGTGCCAGGACCAGAAGAGATCCCCCCTCCCCCAAATACATCAGCACCTGAACCACCGTTATCCGCCGGGCCTCATCCTGGGAGGGGGCCTGCCATGCCCATACCGCCTGTATCTCAATCCCACTTCCAGGTCCAGTCCCAACCAGGCCATCCGAATCAACCAGGCTGGGAAAGAGGAGGCGGGATGAACCAGCAGGTTATGGTCTCCACTCTCCGCAGACAATCGGAAGGACTGTGCGCCAGGGAGCAAGAGGCACCCAGGCGTGGTGGTGGCAAGATGGGGGGCTTACGTAGGGGCTACAGTAGCGCTACGCCACCAACTAGTGCGAAACCTAAAACCCAACAAAACGTGCCACATCATTCACATGTAGCTGCAAGGGAGCAAGgcggtgggaccggcaggggaGCAGCTCGGAGGGGAGGTCGCGGCGCTCTAACGAAACAGTCTAAAGTTGAGGATGGGCTGCGACAGCATCGTGGGAAAAGTGGGGCAGCTAAAGAGAAGACGTCCATCCCCATCCCCACTATCATCATCAAAGCACCCTCCACCAGCAGCAGCGGTCGAAGCAGCCAGGGTAGCAGCATGGAGGCCGAAGTCCCCCAGGATGCAGAGGACCAAACCTCTGCTCAACCATCTCTGGAAAGCCCCAACTCCACTTTACCGTCACCTCTTACCTCGACACCACCTCAGCCCCCCTTGCTTCCATCCACTGCCGCTCCTCCCGTTTCTTTGAAGCAAAACCTGGACAACGTTGACTACTCGTCGACATTTGCTACCACCTTTGGAGGTGGAGGCGCACGCAGGGAGCGGGAACGTTTCCGTGACATGAGAAGAAAAAGTGCTTCTTTCTTCCTCTCGTCTGAGGAGGACATCCAAGGGGAGGCGGGAGGGGACGTTGGCGAGGGCCTGGAAGCACTAAATGCCAGGATTCAGCCATTACAGGGCTCTCAAATGGAAGTACCAACTCATCGACTGCGACCCTCCAAGTCCATCGATGAGGGCATGTTTTCCGGAGACAATTATGTCCACTATTCCAGCAGCATGCCGCCAGCCTTTGGCCTGCCTGAGTATTCCTCCCCCATCCTCAGTCAGGATGGACAACCCAAGTCAGCGCCGTCAACGTATGGCTCCCAGCCAGCGACGACTTTCATCCACCCACTCACTGGCAAAGTTCTAGATCCCTCATCTCCTCTTGGACTCGCACTCGCCGCGAGGGAAAGGGCCCTCAAGGATGACCGCAGGACTCGCCGGGAGGAGAGACACTTTGGTCGACAGCTGTCCACAGTGGGAGCGTTTACCACCCCCACCCAGACGCCAACACCCTCTCTTTTTGCGACCCCGACGCAATCAACCTACACGTCACCCGTTTCCCTACACTTGACCtcgcccaccaccaccacctcgcCTGCATCTCAAAGTAGGCCTCAGTCCCCGAGGATCTTACGAatgggaggaggggagaagatGGAGCGGGACAAGGACACGGGGCATAGAGAAGGCCTGAGAGTTCGTTTCTCAGAGGACAGAAACAGCCAATATTCAAGCCAGTATTACCCTCAAAACCCcaaggagagagaaaaagaggccCATGATAGCAGACCTGTTCCACCCGTACAACCTCCGCCACCCCCGTCTCAGCCCGCCCCCCGCAGGCCGTCCTTCCTGCAGATGGAAAGCGCTCCCAACACCAGCTACATCCCTCAGTACACTGTACCTACAGCACCTGATGCGACGGCAGAAACAAAAGCGGAAAATCTGGGAATGATGGTTCTGCCTCCGCCGGCTCCCTCAATCGACGTCGATGAGGAGTTTGTCTTTGCAGACCCTTTGCCGCCCCCGTTACAGTTTGCCAATGGAAAGAATGAAAGAGTGAAGGACTACCACCAGCACTACCAACACGCGAGTCAACGATCCGCCgccccgccgccgcctcctctaCCATCTTCTAAGACCCCAAACGTTCCTCAATCCTCCTCACAGGGCGGTGACTCCGCCACGTCAAGCCTTACCTCCTACGACAGCGAGGTGGCTACCCTGACGCAGTCCGCTCTCTCGCCGTCTTTACCGTCCCCTGCTCTGCCTGCCACGAGCCTACACCGGCCCCAACCCATGTCCCTTTCTCATCTGTATTATACCGGCTCCACCGATCCGTCGGTGGGGCGTGATGCCACAGCTCACGACAGAGGCACGGCCGCCCTCACCACGACAATGACGTACGCCACCACCACCATGACGGCCAGCGCGGCCGCCgcaaccaccaccacctccaCGGCCTCCGACTACAGCACGACTGTGGGAGGAACCAAAGTCGGCTTCGGCACCGCGGGCCGAGCCGTGAACCATACTCACCACCCTGTGAATGTACCCAAGGGTGGAGAATGGCAGGATGCAGTGGTGGATTCTGGGATTGAAGAGCTGGACAGTCACAGCAGCAGTGACCATCATATCGAAATGTTGGGATTGACGGGTCTAAGAGGAGACAGGAGTGGCATCGGAGGAGACGGTGCGTGTGGCGAGGGGCGGAAAGGGGGCGCACTGCAGGATCCTTCTTCAGCTTACTCAGGTAGGCAAACATTTGAGGTACAGACCACCAAATTGGTAAACCCTCCGTTTCCAAAGGTGACTCATTATAAGGAGGGAGCGGGGAAGGTCCTGCCCGTTGCACTACGAAGGCAAAACAGCACCAACCCTGCTCCGTTACAGCTGCATCGACAAAACATCCCCGACAATATCATGATAGATGGAGCCCCACATGATGACAGGAAGTTTTTGCAGAATAGGCCCAAAATGGAGGATGACTTTAGCGCTACATTGGCAGCCTGCTTGGACCGGCCGATTGAGGCTCGCTCGGCGGGATGGGGCGAGGTTGGGGAACACGAGCCGCTCCAGAGAGCCAGCGTGCCTTTGGACCCCGCGCGCAGGCTTCACTCGCCGCTCTCGGGTGTGAAGGCCAGCATCATCAATGAGCTCAGCTCCAAACTTCACCAGATGAGTAGCATGAGGAGCATGGACGACTGGAGCCAAACCCCAAAATCACCCACCATGCACAG ataTTCGGCAGATTTCACCGACGCATTTCACAGCCCCCCTACCGGCCGCTCCACCTCCCCCTTGCCCACTTCCTCACCTCAACACCATCAAATACTCCCCCCCAATCTGTCGGCCACCCCCTCCATATCCCCTTCCTCGCAGGTACCGGGACAACGCAACTGGACCCGTTCGCCCTCGCCGCAGATGCCCACCTCCCCGGTTCACTCGCACCCTCCCCACTCGCCGACCTACTGCCCGTACCCGACGTCGCCCAAGCACCGGTCCAAGATGCGGCGGCAGACTTTCGATTTCCAGTGCAGTCCCACTAAAGAGATGCGTTCTGCTGTTTCTCGACGCCGCGCCCCCACTCCTCTCATCTATAACAGCGAACAGCCCAACCCCACCCCTCCGCGACCGTCCTCGCTGCCCATCCTTCCCAGTACTCCAGTCTACAGCAACCCCTTTGAATTCCCAGGACCCCTCACCCCTCCTTCTCCCGGCCTCCCTCTGGGCGACCCCTACATGGCCTCAACGCCGCCACTTTTCTCCCCGTCCGGCGCGCCAAGCCCAAACCCGTTGCTGGTGTCCCACTCCCTCTCACCCACACATTACCTCTCCGGAGCCTCCTCCCCGTTGCACTTGCCCCCGAGCCCGTCCTGCCTCAACTTCCCCCACCTCACCCCTCCGCCGCCAACCAAACCTTTCGCTATCAAGCCGCTGCCCTACTGGACCAAGTACGACGTGGCCGACTGGCTGGCTTACCTGAACCTGGGCGAACACATAGAGCGGTTTATCGATAATGAAATCGATGGATCTCATTTGCCTTCGCTTACCAAGGATGACTTCTTGGACCTGGGGGTGACGCGCGTGGGGCATCGAATGAACATCGAAAGGGCGCTGAAGAAACTTACTGACAG GACTTTGCATGTCACTACTTCCCCCATAAACACAGATTGA